A section of the Triticum dicoccoides isolate Atlit2015 ecotype Zavitan chromosome 7A, WEW_v2.0, whole genome shotgun sequence genome encodes:
- the LOC119327684 gene encoding early nodulin-93-like, whose protein sequence is MSTVTRAYHDQRLAAGRGCSKEAAMAGSKAAAVAIVAAVVPTLASVRMLPWVKAHLNPTGQVLVISTVAGMAYFIVADKTILSMARNNSFEDAPDHLKNTSFQ, encoded by the exons ATGTCTACGGTGacccgcgcctaccacgaccagagGCTCGCCGCCGGCAGGGGCTGCTCCAAAG AGGCTGCCATGGCGGGTTCCAAGGCCGCGGCCGTCGCCATCGTCGCTGCCGTAGTGCCCACA CTGGCGAGCGTGAGGATGCTTCCGTGGGTCAAAGCACACCTCAATCCCACCGGCCAGGTGCTCGTCATCTCGACCGTTGCCGGGATggcctacttcatcgtcgccgacaAGACCATCCTTTCCATGGCAAGGAATAACTCCTTCGAGGACGCGCCGGACCACCTCAAGAACACCTCCTTCCAGTAA
- the LOC119327683 gene encoding early nodulin-93-like: protein MSSTATVTRAHLENKLALARRCSREATLAGAKAAAIATVASAVPTLASVRMLPWAKANLNPTGQALIVCTVAGMAYFVAADKTILSLARKHSYESAPDHLKDTSFHGAAAATRPRPPAFFRP, encoded by the exons ATGTCGTCGACGGCCACCGTCACCCGCGCCCACCTCGAGAACAAGCTCGCCCTCGCCAGACGCTGCTCCAGAG AGGCGACGCTCGCCGGAGCAAAGGCGGCGGCCATCGCCACGGTCGCGTCTGCGGTCCCAACG CTGGCGAGCGTGCGGATGCTGCCGTGGGCCAAGGCGAACCTGAACCCCACCGGCCAGGCGCTCATTGTTTGCACCGTCGCCGGGATGGCCTACTTCGTCGCCGCCGACAAGACTATCCTCTCGCTGGCAAGGAAGCACTCGTACGAGAGCGCCCCGGACCACCTCAAGGACACCTCCTTCCATGGCGCCGCCGCCGCAACTCGTCCCCGTCCGCCGGCATTCTTCAGGCCTTGA
- the LOC119327685 gene encoding early nodulin-93-like encodes MAGAKAAAIATVTTLASVRMLPWATRAHLDPTGQALIISTVAGMAYFIVADKTILSMARKHSFDDAPDHLKNTSFH; translated from the exons atgGCCGGAGCCAAGGCCGCGGCAATCGCCACCGTCACTACC CTGGCGAGCGTGAGGATGTTGCCGTGGGCCACCAGGGCGCACCTCGACCCGACCGGGCAGGCCCTCATCATATCCACCGTCGCCGGGATggcctacttcatcgtcgccgataAGACCATCCTCTCCATGGCCAGGAAGCACTCCTTCGATGACGCACCTGACCACCTCAAGAACACCTCCTTCCACTAA